Part of the Brassica oleracea var. oleracea cultivar TO1000 chromosome C8, BOL, whole genome shotgun sequence genome is shown below.
GACTCTCAAGTCCATCCATTACATGCTGATCGTGGTTCAGGTTTGTAGGAAAACCAAGGCGTTCCGTTAGGATTTTTAATTTTATCAATAACGAATATTGATATCAAAAACATAACTATTTTATTACTCTGTTCTTGTTGAAAAAAAAAAGAGATAAAAAACGTAACACTATAGCTTTCTCAAATGGTTTAAAAGATTTTATTTATTTAAACCCCTTATTGAATTGCTAAAATACTGACGCGATGATTCATCTTTTCGTTAATACAAACTTTAATAACTCAAATCGCTAACCACACGTTATTCTCTAGCATGCCTCATCTTCACTTGTGTTTTGTTTCTTACTTTGTCTATTTTCTTCTTCTGATGGTTGTCGCCTTTCTTGCTTTCTCCCAACATCGGTTTGCAGCAAGTTGTCTTTGTTACTGTCTTCAGACACTTTATCAGATTCACTTCTCATTTCCTGCTCAAGAACAAGTCCACCAAACACTAATAAGTAAAATGACTAATATTATAGAATGTGAAGGATTAATTATGCTAATTAATTAAAATGTTTGATGTATGTTTAAGATGTTGTAAAAATTACCGGAATTTTCCCAACAATCATATGAGCCTTGTAGTAAACATCTTTGACTTGGTTTTCATCACCCCAAGCTTCCTCAAACTTGGCTATAAGATCTTCATCTACAAGCTCCACTCCTTGTTCCTTAGCCTTCATAGCAGGCTGCCACGACTTCAAGAATCCTATGAACCCTTTAAGAGAAAGCTTATGCGGAATGTCAAGCCTAACAGGCTCTCCCTCAGATCCCATCCCTATGCTCTCAAAAGGAAACGGCAGCGTTTTATAACTATCAAACGCCAAATTCATAATAGGAGTTCTAAAAGGAAGGGTGGAGTCGACAAGGCTCTTCATTATGGGATCGATCTCTGGCGAGATAATGATGTCGTTGTAGACCCAAATGGCGATTAGGCCACCGTCCTTACGAAGTACACGTTTTGCAACATTATAAAATGTGGTTAAGTCGAAAAAATGGACAGCTTGTGCAGCAACTATGAGATCCATTGAGTTTTCTCCACCGATTAGAGCTACCATTTCGTCTTCTGACATGTTTTTTGGAGTGTGATGGTAACTGATTCTTGAGTGTTTGATTGCTCGTTTAAGTTGCGCCTCGTTTATATCGGTAGCCACCACATTCTCGTAATGTTCAACAAGCTGTGAAATACAGAGCGTTATTAATATTTTGTTATCTAAAAGTATTCAACGCTAATAGGAGACGTTCTCCTGTCATATGCATAGCTATATTTCCTAGCCAAAAAAAAAAAATCATGCATAGCTATATCAACAAAGCTGTTATTTGATTTTTCACTTGATTCACGTAACAATTCATAATGAGACCACGTGGATAAAACATCGATGATGAATTTCTCTTGTTGAGTTTTGCCTCGATATCTTCTTCCAAAATCTGCCGAAGCTAAGCTCATTTGTTTAAAGTAAATTCTAAATCATGAAGTATTATATTTGTGATGATATTTTCCTATTATTCCTTTCATATAAAACTTTTATTCACAAAGACTTTTTAGTCAAACAAAAGAAAAAACAAATTATATATGCATATAATAAATAACAAAGACCAAGAGGCTGAATAAACAAAAATCAGTGTGACCGCCACCTAATTTGACTTTATCTTTAGAATAACAAAAGAGCCCTCCTAAGTGAATTAGTTATCTTTTTGGTGGAATTATCAGCGTAATCTATGTATCACGAATCATACTAAGTTACTAACTTAGATGATCATAGTAAAGAAAGGTTTCAGGTCTTTCCAAGTCAAAAGAAGAAGATAGAGAGTTAGAAAGTTTACCCCAATAGCAGCTTGACCGTTACCAGTTCCGACATCCCAAGCAAATTTGTGGTCTTGTGTCCGTTCGGCTATCTTCTTATACCAGTCGATTGGATATCTAGGCCTTGCGTCCAGATAAGCTGCAGCGTCTTTCTCCGATAAGGCAGCCATTACTTTCTTCTCTCAATCTTGTTTACTTTTCTTGCTTTGAATATCTAAACTCCGGAGCTTCTATATTTATAAAAGTTTCTTGTTAATGTAGATCTATAAAAAATGGTTGAATGAAGTCAAAGTTGGCGACTTGGCGTGAGGTAGAGTTTTTTTTTTATCAAAAAAGAAAAAAGAAAAACTGTTATAAATTAAGCATTGAAATGATCATCCACTTCTTC
Proteins encoded:
- the LOC106307778 gene encoding uncharacterized protein LOC106307778; the protein is MAALSEKDAAAYLDARPRYPIDWYKKIAERTQDHKFAWDVGTGNGQAAIGLVEHYENVVATDINEAQLKRAIKHSRISYHHTPKNMSEDEMVALIGGENSMDLIVAAQAVHFFDLTTFYNVAKRVLRKDGGLIAIWVYNDIIISPEIDPIMKSLVDSTLPFRTPIMNLAFDSYKTLPFPFESIGMGSEGEPVRLDIPHKLSLKGFIGFLKSWQPAMKAKEQGVELVDEDLIAKFEEAWGDENQVKDVYYKAHMIVGKIPEMRSESDKVSEDSNKDNLLQTDVGRKQERRQPSEEENRQSKKQNTSEDEAC